One window from the genome of Pseudanabaena yagii GIHE-NHR1 encodes:
- a CDS encoding type IV pilus twitching motility protein PilT, with amino-acid sequence MDYIIEDLMEEVVERKGSDLHISAGLPPYIRINGHLTRTDRDPLTPEECQRLIFAMLNNNQRKTLEQTWELDCSYGVKGLARFRVNVYKDRGTIAACLRALSSKIPDMDDLNLPPIVRELSEKPRGLVLVTGPTGSGKTTTLAAMIQTINKTRAEHILTVEDPIEFVYESVKSVIHQRQVGEDTKTFANALKAALREDPDVILVGEMRDLETIQLAVSAAETGHLVFGTLHTSSASQTVDRIVDVFPPEQQGQIRVQLSNSLVAVLSQTLIPRHNPQPGQFGRVMAQEIMVVTPAIANLIREGKTAQMYGFIQTGGKDSMQTLESILAKLYLDGDITFEAAMSKTSRPEELLRVVGPNPAPVMKRKATGDIRSQDMVRSKSING; translated from the coding sequence ATGGACTATATCATCGAAGACTTGATGGAAGAAGTGGTAGAGCGCAAGGGCTCAGACTTACATATTTCCGCAGGGCTTCCACCTTACATTCGTATTAATGGTCACCTCACCCGCACTGATCGCGATCCCCTTACACCAGAAGAATGTCAGCGATTGATCTTCGCGATGTTAAATAATAATCAGCGCAAAACCCTTGAGCAAACTTGGGAATTGGACTGTTCTTACGGTGTAAAAGGATTAGCTAGATTTCGGGTGAATGTGTATAAGGATCGGGGAACCATTGCGGCTTGCCTGCGGGCGCTATCTTCCAAGATTCCTGATATGGATGATCTCAACCTACCGCCTATTGTGCGTGAACTTAGCGAAAAGCCACGGGGACTAGTACTGGTAACAGGACCCACAGGTTCGGGGAAAACCACCACTCTCGCAGCAATGATCCAAACGATCAACAAAACTCGTGCAGAACATATCCTTACAGTCGAAGATCCGATTGAGTTTGTATATGAATCTGTCAAGAGTGTGATTCACCAACGTCAGGTGGGGGAAGATACAAAAACCTTTGCGAATGCTTTGAAAGCAGCCTTACGTGAGGATCCTGATGTCATCCTTGTAGGAGAAATGCGCGATTTAGAAACAATTCAGCTCGCAGTATCTGCTGCGGAAACAGGACATCTCGTATTTGGAACGTTGCATACTAGCTCCGCATCTCAAACCGTAGACCGTATTGTTGATGTATTTCCCCCAGAGCAGCAAGGACAAATTCGCGTACAGCTTTCCAACTCCCTCGTAGCAGTATTGAGCCAAACCCTTATCCCTCGTCATAATCCTCAACCTGGACAGTTTGGACGGGTAATGGCACAGGAAATCATGGTAGTTACACCTGCGATCGCTAACCTCATTCGTGAAGGTAAGACAGCCCAAATGTATGGCTTTATCCAAACAGGTGGTAAAGACTCTATGCAGACCCTTGAATCGATATTAGCCAAGTTATATCTGGATGGAGATATCACCTTTGAAGCGGCGATGTCTAAAACTTCACGTCCTGAAGAATTACTACGGGTAGTTGGACCTAACCCTGCACCTGTAATGAAACGCAAAGCTACAGGAGATATACGATCGCAAGATATGGTGCGTTCAAAGTCAATTAATGGTTAG
- a CDS encoding TMEM175 family protein: MDTNRLEAFSDGVFAIAITLLVLEIKVPPPSTALGIALLQLWPSYLAYIVSFLVIGAIWINHHAMFKHIVRVDGTLLLLNVLHLLLIAFLPFPTAVLAEAFHRGMDESIAAAFYGGVLTIIGIFVNAMWWYASQDGRLISVHLTVTKIRKIKRQYLVGPIVYAIATVVALVLPWLAVLLFILLNIFYLWPRWGHQIIPSCIDDSTVSSDLSEDD, encoded by the coding sequence GTGGATACCAACCGCTTGGAGGCATTCAGCGATGGCGTTTTCGCGATCGCCATCACTCTGCTGGTGCTCGAAATTAAAGTGCCGCCACCCAGCACGGCTCTTGGGATAGCACTCCTCCAGCTTTGGCCGTCCTATCTCGCCTACATAGTGAGCTTCTTGGTGATTGGCGCAATCTGGATCAACCACCACGCTATGTTCAAACATATCGTCCGCGTGGACGGAACCCTGTTGCTACTGAACGTTCTTCACCTGCTGCTGATTGCATTCTTGCCGTTTCCAACCGCCGTGCTTGCGGAAGCGTTCCACCGTGGCATGGATGAGTCAATTGCCGCCGCCTTCTACGGTGGAGTTTTGACCATCATTGGTATCTTCGTCAACGCTATGTGGTGGTATGCCTCTCAGGACGGGCGGTTGATCAGTGTCCACCTCACCGTGACAAAGATTCGGAAAATCAAACGGCAGTACCTCGTCGGTCCGATCGTTTATGCGATCGCTACCGTGGTTGCGTTGGTCTTACCTTGGCTGGCAGTACTACTCTTTATCCTCCTGAATATCTTCTATCTATGGCCTCGCTGGGGGCATCAGATCATCCCATCTTGCATCGATGATTCCACGGTGAGCAGCGATCTCAGCGAAGACGACTGA
- a CDS encoding AraC family transcriptional regulator, protein MNVVRTGATSDMNLVNDPQAKREAERAQAYRDELTERIAQTIRDDGKIEPLKGLHFNRASAPSECIHSVSIPAFCVIAQGSKEIFLGSDRYQYDPMHYLLATVELPIVSQILEASKAKPYLSLRLDLDPTLVGSVMVEAEHPSSHSRTNVKALDVSPLDVNLLDAVVRLVRLIDSPAEAHMLAPMITREIIYRLLMGNQGSRLCHIAVLGGNTHQIARAVDRLRKDFNQPLRIESIAQELGMSVSSFHHHFKAITAMSPLQFQKQLRLQEARRLMLGQNLDATSAAYRVGYDDSSHFSREYKRLFGTPPMRDVERLRESTRETVTL, encoded by the coding sequence ATGAATGTTGTCAGAACAGGAGCCACATCTGATATGAATTTAGTCAATGATCCTCAGGCAAAGCGCGAGGCAGAAAGAGCGCAAGCCTATAGAGACGAGCTAACTGAGAGGATTGCACAGACTATTCGTGATGATGGGAAGATTGAGCCACTGAAAGGACTGCACTTCAACCGCGCCTCCGCACCTTCGGAATGCATTCATAGTGTCTCTATCCCTGCCTTTTGTGTGATTGCCCAAGGCAGTAAGGAAATTTTTCTAGGCAGCGATCGCTATCAGTACGACCCAATGCATTATCTGCTGGCGACAGTCGAACTGCCGATTGTCAGCCAGATTCTAGAAGCATCCAAGGCGAAACCTTACCTTAGCCTTAGACTCGATCTCGATCCTACCCTAGTTGGCTCAGTGATGGTCGAAGCAGAGCATCCATCATCGCACAGCCGTACTAATGTGAAAGCACTTGATGTAAGTCCATTGGATGTCAATCTTTTAGACGCTGTAGTACGGCTGGTCAGACTGATAGATTCTCCTGCGGAAGCTCATATGCTCGCACCCATGATCACAAGGGAAATCATTTATCGACTCCTGATGGGAAATCAAGGTAGTCGTCTCTGTCATATTGCCGTTCTGGGTGGTAACACCCATCAAATTGCTAGAGCCGTCGATCGCCTTCGTAAGGACTTTAATCAGCCCCTGCGGATTGAAAGCATCGCACAAGAGCTTGGCATGAGCGTTTCAAGCTTCCACCATCATTTTAAGGCTATCACCGCAATGAGTCCCTTACAGTTCCAGAAGCAACTGCGGCTCCAAGAAGCTCGCCGTTTGATGCTAGGGCAGAACCTCGATGCTACCAGTGCTGCCTACCGTGTGGGTTATGACGATTCTTCTCACTTCAGCCGAGAGTACAAGCGACTCTTTGGGACACCACCGATGCGCGATGTGGAGAGACTGAGAGAATCGACTAGGGAGACTGTTACACTCTAG
- a CDS encoding aldo/keto reductase: protein MQKVVLNNGLEMPILGFGVFQMNDLEECERSVSDAIEVGYRLIDTAASYGNEEAVGKAIQKSGVARNEIFITTKLWIQDAGYESTKRAFQRSLDKLKLDYLDLYLIHQPYGDIYGAWRAMQELYREGRIKAIGVSNFYPDRLIDLIVHNEVVPAVNQIETHPFHQQIETQKFLKENNVQIESWGPFAEGKNNIFHNDVLLTIAKKYGKNVAQVILRWLMQRDVVAIPKSVRKERMSENFNIFDFELSTDDMDAVATLDSKQSAFFDHRDPAIVKALGTRKIHD, encoded by the coding sequence ATGCAGAAGGTTGTCTTGAACAACGGGTTGGAAATGCCCATTTTGGGATTCGGTGTCTTTCAAATGAATGATCTGGAAGAATGCGAAAGAAGTGTCTCGGACGCGATTGAAGTCGGCTACCGTCTGATTGACACGGCAGCTTCTTACGGTAACGAAGAAGCTGTTGGCAAAGCCATCCAAAAGAGCGGCGTGGCGCGAAATGAGATTTTCATTACTACCAAACTCTGGATTCAGGATGCTGGTTACGAAAGCACCAAACGGGCTTTCCAGCGATCTCTAGACAAGCTGAAGTTGGATTACCTAGACTTATATCTGATCCACCAGCCTTACGGCGACATTTACGGCGCGTGGCGAGCCATGCAAGAGTTGTATCGAGAGGGTCGCATCAAAGCCATCGGTGTCAGCAACTTCTATCCCGATCGGCTCATAGACTTGATTGTTCATAACGAAGTGGTTCCTGCGGTTAACCAGATCGAAACCCATCCCTTCCACCAGCAGATCGAAACCCAGAAGTTCCTGAAGGAAAACAACGTCCAAATCGAATCATGGGGACCGTTCGCCGAAGGCAAAAACAACATTTTCCACAACGACGTTTTGCTGACTATCGCCAAAAAATATGGCAAAAATGTGGCTCAGGTCATCCTGCGCTGGCTGATGCAACGCGATGTGGTAGCGATTCCCAAGTCGGTTCGCAAGGAACGTATGTCCGAAAACTTCAACATTTTCGACTTTGAGCTAAGCACCGACGACATGGATGCAGTTGCGACGTTGGATAGCAAACAAAGTGCCTTCTTTGACCATCGCGATCCTGCCATCGTAAAAGCGTTGGGCACTAGAAAGATCCATGACTGA
- a CDS encoding GspE/PulE family protein, translating to MNTSDQAPSTAASRNRTKALAKRGGRTPFESKLIQAGHATSDQFDRAVKDSQEQNVPFLNALEQILGQQLAPDITRYYKRQQLFELRVLYGIEPIDPDVEVDKFDIPTLSALLDSNILPISSCRDCEMLPLIKTENSITLAVVAPDSYKVQNEIARLLKNITVIRRVIAREDFHHIFDGIVQFQVNKSAKAEGAISDEDLQVKDDVFGEDISDADEGDELMVGGENSAPIISLVDKILVKALKEGCSDIHIEPQEKDLCIRLRKDGVLREYFFLSDNKRLPKNIINAVISRFKIISNLNIAEKRVPQDGKLKRNFQGRRVDFRVNTCPTQNGEKVCLRILDNSNTQLGLDKLISDPESLELMQSFAKRPYGLILVTGPTGSGKTTTLYSTLAECNDPGINISTAEDPVEYNLPGLTQCQVLREKGMTFASILRAFLRQDPDVILVGETRDAETAKTAIEAALTGHLVLTTLHTNDAPSCIARLEEMGVEPFMASTAIIGVLAQRLLRRVCDNCRIPYNPSQEELDRFGLPSSDLEKTFYRANIVNRDAMLPGQRVCPKCNGSGYKGRAGVYEIMKMTERLQSAINKGATTEVIKEIAVQEGMKTLMAYAFDLVRLGTTTLDEVLRVVYTDKGREAEERARRGKGLECDNCDAMLTPETVECPYCTTPRTF from the coding sequence ATGAATACATCAGATCAAGCGCCATCCACCGCCGCCAGCAGAAACAGAACCAAAGCTCTTGCCAAACGAGGAGGTCGTACTCCCTTTGAGAGCAAACTAATTCAAGCAGGACATGCTACCTCCGACCAGTTCGATCGCGCTGTCAAGGATAGCCAAGAACAGAACGTTCCATTTCTCAACGCCCTAGAGCAAATTTTGGGGCAGCAACTCGCCCCCGACATTACCCGCTACTACAAGCGCCAGCAACTTTTTGAACTACGTGTTCTTTATGGCATTGAGCCAATTGATCCCGATGTTGAAGTTGATAAATTTGACATCCCCACCCTCAGTGCCCTACTCGACTCCAATATCCTCCCCATCTCCAGTTGCCGCGACTGTGAGATGCTGCCGCTAATTAAAACTGAAAATAGCATTACCCTTGCCGTAGTTGCCCCCGATAGTTATAAAGTCCAAAATGAGATCGCCCGCCTGCTCAAAAATATCACCGTAATTAGGCGCGTGATTGCTCGTGAAGATTTCCACCATATATTTGACGGCATTGTCCAGTTTCAAGTCAACAAGAGTGCCAAGGCTGAAGGAGCCATCAGTGACGAAGATCTCCAAGTCAAGGATGATGTCTTTGGCGAAGATATATCTGATGCGGATGAAGGTGATGAACTCATGGTTGGCGGTGAAAACTCCGCCCCAATTATCAGCCTCGTCGATAAAATTCTTGTCAAAGCACTCAAGGAAGGATGTTCAGACATCCACATCGAGCCACAGGAAAAAGACCTATGTATCCGCCTGCGGAAAGATGGCGTTCTCCGTGAATACTTCTTCCTTAGTGATAACAAGCGTTTACCTAAGAACATTATCAATGCAGTAATCTCCCGCTTCAAGATTATCTCTAACCTCAACATTGCGGAAAAACGGGTTCCCCAAGATGGCAAACTCAAGCGTAATTTCCAAGGTCGTCGTGTAGACTTTCGCGTCAATACTTGCCCTACTCAAAATGGTGAGAAAGTCTGTCTGCGGATTCTGGATAACTCCAATACCCAACTTGGGCTCGATAAGTTAATCAGTGATCCCGAAAGTTTAGAACTGATGCAAAGTTTTGCCAAACGTCCCTATGGATTGATCCTTGTTACAGGTCCTACGGGTTCAGGCAAAACAACCACCCTATACTCAACCCTCGCTGAATGTAACGACCCTGGTATTAACATCAGTACCGCCGAAGATCCCGTTGAATATAACTTGCCTGGACTGACCCAATGTCAAGTTTTGCGTGAAAAGGGGATGACCTTTGCGAGTATTCTCCGAGCATTCCTGCGCCAAGATCCTGACGTAATCCTCGTGGGTGAAACCCGTGACGCAGAAACAGCCAAAACTGCGATCGAGGCAGCGCTGACAGGTCACTTAGTACTGACCACCCTCCATACTAACGACGCGCCTAGTTGTATTGCCCGTCTTGAAGAAATGGGTGTCGAGCCATTTATGGCAAGTACCGCCATCATTGGTGTACTCGCCCAGCGTTTATTGCGCCGTGTCTGTGACAACTGCCGCATCCCCTACAATCCATCCCAAGAAGAACTCGATCGCTTTGGATTACCCAGTAGCGATCTTGAAAAGACCTTCTACCGCGCCAACATTGTTAACCGTGATGCCATGCTTCCCGGTCAGCGTGTATGCCCTAAATGTAACGGCTCTGGCTATAAAGGTCGTGCAGGGGTCTATGAAATCATGAAGATGACCGAGCGTCTGCAAAGCGCGATTAACAAGGGAGCTACTACCGAAGTCATCAAGGAAATTGCTGTGCAAGAAGGCATGAAAACCCTGATGGCATATGCCTTTGATCTCGTCAGACTAGGTACAACCACCCTTGATGAAGTATTGCGCGTGGTTTATACCGATAAAGGTAGAGAAGCCGAAGAACGCGCTCGTCGCGGTAAAGGGCTGGAGTGCGACAACTGTGATGCGATGCTCACGCCCGAAACCGTTGAATGTCCGTACTGCACTACACCTAGAACCTTCTAA
- a CDS encoding response regulator — protein sequence MDPTHILLVEDDPNDVELIQIALDSYNFVNKIDVAADGEQAVHYLFGRNGQPPTQPLPRLVLLDLKLPKIDGIQVLEMIRSNPLTRNLVVVVMTSSAENRDLKACYDLGVNSYIVKPLDFQQFVEMSRQVGFYWMMLNQLPSNN from the coding sequence ATGGATCCAACCCACATTTTGCTAGTTGAAGATGACCCCAATGATGTCGAGCTAATTCAAATTGCTTTAGACAGTTACAACTTTGTCAATAAAATCGACGTAGCCGCAGATGGTGAACAAGCTGTGCATTATCTTTTTGGGCGCAATGGTCAGCCTCCCACTCAACCCTTACCAAGGCTAGTACTTTTAGATTTAAAGCTCCCCAAGATTGATGGTATTCAGGTATTAGAGATGATTCGTAGTAATCCTCTTACCCGTAACCTTGTAGTAGTAGTAATGACTTCTTCAGCCGAGAATCGTGATTTAAAAGCTTGCTACGATTTGGGGGTCAACAGTTATATCGTCAAGCCTTTGGATTTCCAACAATTTGTTGAGATGTCGCGACAGGTAGGTTTTTACTGGATGATGCTCAACCAGTTGCCCTCAAATAATTAA
- the miaA gene encoding tRNA (adenosine(37)-N6)-dimethylallyltransferase MiaA produces the protein MESVKQNVGLIVILGATATGKTSLAIALAKHLNAPILSADSRQVYRYLDIGTAKPSIEERQGVPHYLIDIIEPDQTLTLADYQDQVQTLIAKFHAEGVTPILVGGSGLYIKAITAGLKIPRVPPQPHLRSQLEELGQHYCYQVLQQVDPVGATKIHANDQVRTLRSLEVFYVTGQPLSSQQYEQPPSYPIVQIGLDCADLGAYRKLVGDRTEQMLAQGWLDEIRDLQQRYGVYLPLLKTLGYGEMSDYLANKTDLATAKELTIIHTCQFAKRQRTWFRGSGNGDLPIHWLPTGSTWEDAISIFIARV, from the coding sequence ATGGAATCTGTAAAACAGAATGTTGGGCTAATTGTGATTTTAGGGGCAACGGCAACAGGGAAGACGAGCCTAGCGATCGCTCTGGCGAAACATCTCAATGCGCCAATTTTGAGTGCTGACTCGCGCCAAGTTTATCGCTATCTCGATATTGGGACAGCCAAGCCAAGCATCGAGGAACGTCAAGGAGTTCCCCATTACTTGATTGATATTATTGAACCTGACCAAACCTTGACCCTTGCCGATTATCAAGATCAAGTCCAAACTTTGATCGCCAAGTTCCATGCAGAAGGCGTTACACCCATCTTAGTTGGTGGGTCGGGGCTATATATTAAGGCAATTACCGCAGGACTAAAGATTCCCCGTGTCCCACCGCAACCACATCTGCGATCGCAACTTGAGGAATTAGGACAACACTATTGCTACCAAGTCTTACAACAGGTCGATCCTGTGGGAGCAACAAAAATCCATGCCAACGATCAAGTCAGAACTTTGCGATCGCTAGAGGTGTTTTATGTAACGGGTCAGCCTCTCTCATCTCAGCAATACGAGCAACCACCAAGTTATCCCATTGTCCAGATTGGATTGGATTGTGCTGATCTGGGTGCTTATCGGAAACTAGTAGGCGATCGCACTGAGCAAATGTTGGCACAGGGTTGGCTTGATGAAATTCGTGATTTGCAACAGCGCTATGGTGTATATCTGCCGCTTTTAAAAACCCTTGGCTATGGTGAAATGTCTGATTATTTAGCCAATAAAACTGATTTAGCAACGGCAAAAGAACTCACGATTATCCATACCTGCCAATTTGCCAAACGCCAAAGGACATGGTTTCGCGGTTCGGGTAATGGTGATTTACCAATTCATTGGTTGCCGACAGGTAGTACTTGGGAAGATGCGATCAGCATTTTCATAGCTAGAGTGTAA
- a CDS encoding type II secretion system F family protein has product MAKFQANLKDSKGKSVQQTMVAETLKEARDTWRQKGFVIQEIKEVKSGFSFSGITMKKVTVKDLALFSRQLATLVNAGVSMVRGLGVMVDQCSNPRLKIALTEVLDDVQQGTNFSDALRKHPKVFDKLYCAMVQAGETGGVLDDVLARLATLLEDSARLTNQIKSAMTYPIVVTSIAVIIFLAMCIFIIPIFDGVFKSLGGELPAFTQILVNISNFLKSPSVLILPITFFGLGFAYNRVYATPAGKLYFDGLFLKLPLFGDLVVKTAVARFARTFGSLSRAGVPILASLEITAETAGNLVISNAIESARNAVREGGQIAPAMEKTEVFPVMALQMVSIGEETGEIDKMLMKVADFYENEVEEAVKALTSLMEPLMIVVLGGMVGSIIVGMYLPIFSIMDKIK; this is encoded by the coding sequence ATGGCAAAGTTTCAAGCCAATTTAAAGGACTCTAAGGGCAAATCTGTACAGCAAACCATGGTTGCCGAAACCCTCAAAGAAGCTCGTGATACTTGGAGACAAAAAGGCTTTGTTATTCAAGAAATCAAAGAGGTAAAGAGCGGTTTTAGTTTTTCTGGCATTACCATGAAAAAGGTAACGGTCAAGGATTTAGCGTTGTTTTCACGACAATTAGCTACCTTGGTCAATGCAGGGGTATCAATGGTACGTGGTTTGGGGGTCATGGTTGATCAATGTTCCAATCCTCGGCTAAAAATCGCCCTCACGGAAGTACTTGATGATGTACAGCAAGGTACTAACTTTTCCGATGCGCTGCGGAAGCACCCCAAGGTTTTTGACAAACTATATTGTGCAATGGTGCAAGCAGGGGAAACGGGTGGTGTGCTGGATGATGTATTAGCCCGTCTAGCGACATTGCTTGAGGACTCGGCACGTTTAACTAACCAAATTAAGTCAGCAATGACCTACCCGATTGTAGTTACTTCGATCGCGGTGATTATCTTCTTAGCGATGTGTATTTTCATCATTCCTATTTTCGATGGTGTATTTAAGAGCTTAGGTGGTGAGTTACCTGCATTTACGCAAATATTGGTCAATATCAGTAACTTCTTAAAGAGTCCCTCGGTTTTGATTTTGCCGATTACTTTCTTTGGATTGGGTTTTGCTTACAATCGCGTGTATGCAACCCCTGCGGGGAAGCTCTATTTTGATGGTCTGTTCTTGAAATTGCCTTTGTTTGGTGATCTCGTCGTCAAAACTGCGGTTGCTCGATTTGCACGGACGTTTGGTTCACTCTCCCGTGCAGGTGTACCAATTTTGGCTTCACTGGAAATTACTGCCGAGACAGCAGGTAATCTGGTGATCTCGAATGCGATCGAGTCCGCTAGAAATGCGGTGCGAGAAGGTGGTCAAATTGCGCCTGCGATGGAAAAAACGGAAGTATTTCCTGTAATGGCTTTGCAAATGGTCAGCATTGGTGAAGAAACTGGGGAAATCGACAAGATGTTGATGAAGGTGGCTGACTTCTATGAAAATGAAGTTGAGGAAGCGGTCAAAGCACTGACAAGTTTAATGGAACCTTTGATGATTGTGGTATTAGGCGGCATGGTTGGTTCGATTATCGTCGGGATGTACTTACCGATCTTCTCGATTATGGACAAAATCAAGTAA
- a CDS encoding NAD(P)-dependent alcohol dehydrogenase, translated as MYKTKAYSAASSTSPLSSTQIVRRDPTEHDVQIEILFCGICHSDIHSVRNEWSSIMSTVYPIVPGHEIVGRVTKVGSAVTKYKLGDLAGVGCLVDSDGTCPHCKTGLEQFCSNLTLTFNSPDKHLGGVTYGGYSDSIVVDERFVLHIPTNLDLAGTAPLLCAGITTYSPLRHWGVTKGKKVGVVGLGGLGHMGVKFARAFGAHVVVFTTSPNKKEDALRLGADEVVVSHNTDEMQKHAGSFDFILDTVSAKHDINAYLNLLRLDGNITLVGAPEKPLDVSAFSLIMGRRSLSGSNIGGIAETQEMLDFCGEHNITADVEIIPIQKVNEAYERLLKSDVKYRFSIDMASLKSE; from the coding sequence ATGTATAAAACGAAAGCATACTCAGCAGCTAGTTCAACATCGCCCCTGTCATCCACCCAGATCGTGCGACGCGACCCAACCGAACACGACGTTCAGATCGAGATCCTCTTCTGTGGTATCTGCCACTCCGATATTCATTCGGTGCGTAACGAGTGGAGCAGCATTATGTCTACGGTCTACCCGATTGTCCCCGGTCATGAGATCGTCGGTCGCGTCACCAAGGTCGGTTCGGCAGTGACCAAGTACAAGCTCGGCGATCTCGCTGGGGTTGGATGCTTAGTTGACTCGGATGGTACTTGTCCTCATTGCAAAACGGGGCTTGAGCAGTTCTGCTCGAATCTGACGCTCACCTTCAATTCTCCTGACAAGCACCTCGGAGGCGTTACCTATGGTGGCTACTCCGATAGTATCGTCGTCGATGAACGTTTCGTTCTGCATATTCCCACTAACCTCGATCTCGCTGGAACTGCGCCGCTCCTCTGCGCTGGGATCACCACCTATTCTCCCCTGCGCCACTGGGGCGTTACCAAGGGTAAAAAAGTTGGTGTGGTCGGTCTTGGTGGGCTGGGTCACATGGGTGTGAAGTTCGCCCGTGCTTTCGGAGCGCATGTCGTCGTCTTTACCACTTCGCCCAACAAGAAGGAGGACGCACTACGCCTTGGTGCTGACGAAGTTGTCGTCTCCCACAATACCGATGAAATGCAGAAACACGCTGGCAGCTTCGATTTCATCCTCGACACCGTCTCTGCTAAGCACGACATCAATGCCTATCTCAACCTGCTCCGTCTTGACGGCAACATTACCCTTGTTGGCGCACCTGAGAAGCCTTTAGATGTCTCGGCATTTAGCCTAATCATGGGTCGTCGCAGTCTCTCTGGCTCTAATATCGGCGGCATTGCGGAAACCCAAGAAATGCTTGACTTTTGCGGAGAACATAACATCACTGCCGATGTTGAAATCATCCCAATCCAGAAGGTCAACGAAGCCTACGAACGGCTGCTCAAATCTGATGTGAAATACCGCTTCAGTATTGATATGGCATCCCTTAAATCTGAATAA
- a CDS encoding aldo/keto reductase, translating into MQKRILGKSNLEVSAIGLGCMGMSFSYGPPKDTQEMTTLLGAAIDRGITFFDTAEVYGPYLNEELVGEALAPFREQVVIATKFGFDLSPNSDPRGMNGAPKLNSHPENIKLAVDGSLKRLKVEVIDLLYQHRVDPNVPIEDVAGAVKELIQEGKVKHFGLSEAGVQTIRRAHAVQPITALQSEYSLWTRTPEQEVIPTLEELGIGFVPYSPLGKGFLTGKMDEKTTFDSSDFRSTLPRFTTEALKANQALIDLLGSIAEKKQATPAQIAIAWLLAQKPWIVPIPGTTKLHRLDENIGAISIELTPDDLRDIDATASKITVQGARYPEKLEQMTGR; encoded by the coding sequence ATGCAAAAACGTATACTTGGAAAAAGCAACTTAGAAGTATCGGCGATCGGGCTAGGCTGTATGGGAATGAGCTTTTCCTATGGCCCGCCTAAAGACACGCAGGAGATGACCACTTTGCTTGGGGCTGCTATCGATCGCGGTATTACATTCTTTGACACCGCCGAGGTCTATGGCCCGTACTTGAATGAAGAGCTTGTGGGCGAAGCCCTCGCTCCATTCCGTGAGCAAGTGGTCATTGCCACTAAATTTGGATTTGATCTCAGTCCTAATTCCGATCCTCGTGGGATGAATGGTGCGCCCAAACTGAACAGCCACCCAGAAAACATTAAGCTAGCTGTAGATGGTTCACTCAAACGACTTAAGGTTGAGGTGATCGACCTACTTTATCAGCACCGAGTTGACCCAAACGTTCCCATTGAAGACGTGGCGGGAGCGGTGAAAGAACTAATTCAAGAAGGTAAGGTGAAGCATTTTGGACTCTCTGAAGCAGGTGTGCAAACAATCCGTCGTGCCCACGCAGTCCAGCCAATCACTGCGCTCCAGAGTGAATACTCGCTGTGGACGAGGACTCCTGAGCAGGAAGTGATACCGACCCTTGAGGAACTTGGCATTGGCTTTGTTCCCTATAGCCCACTAGGTAAAGGCTTTCTCACAGGTAAGATGGATGAAAAAACGACCTTCGATAGTTCCGACTTCCGCAGCACCCTACCTCGCTTCACAACTGAGGCTCTCAAGGCGAATCAAGCCTTGATTGATTTGCTCGGCAGCATCGCAGAAAAGAAACAGGCGACACCCGCTCAGATTGCGATCGCTTGGCTACTAGCGCAGAAACCTTGGATCGTGCCGATTCCAGGAACTACAAAGTTACATCGCTTGGACGAAAACATCGGAGCTATCTCTATCGAACTCACTCCCGACGATCTGCGTGATATTGATGCCACCGCTTCAAAGATCACGGTGCAAGGAGCTAGATATCCCGAAAAGTTGGAGCAAATGACTGGACGCTAG